From the Acaryochloris thomasi RCC1774 genome, one window contains:
- a CDS encoding DUF3747 domain-containing protein has product MKLPIPRLFSILAAATALTAATPHVQAATFGEIEIDQSEYIAVAAPYGDGLHQLLIIGQVTDEKECWSESGSNPVIVDPLLVNFDFSGICDRKTDANGYSIRIEGEDQAQNYSLRIRQRGGDLVLVGSPPPNSQGQEIELGRANGVTDGFAKIQLDPEWRFTKRTFEKKTLGHVYLTKGVSQIPFPDVENDIYLKEIRDAVALKFVSGFEEDNTFRPNTPLTREQLVSLVLESLKNVPDVTLNVPTSTAQDPYPDVVASRWSAAKIAFAKENKIVEGYPNGEFRPTRTVTRAEMMAVLRRAAEYAKNLKGLPTDLQAKQSPFNFTDVANHPWASSLISQMSSYCGVASPENEQGRAFNPDEASQRNYAAAATLRTLNCLKSEASGAAPAAPAPGDGSITIPIPGGTTLTVPAPSASPTPEETAPDPEPEAVPTP; this is encoded by the coding sequence ATGAAACTGCCGATCCCCCGCCTTTTTAGTATTTTGGCTGCTGCCACAGCCTTGACCGCCGCTACTCCCCACGTACAGGCAGCAACCTTTGGTGAAATAGAAATCGATCAAAGTGAATATATTGCCGTCGCAGCGCCCTATGGTGACGGACTGCATCAGCTTTTAATCATTGGCCAAGTCACTGATGAAAAAGAATGCTGGAGTGAAAGCGGCAGCAACCCTGTGATTGTCGATCCGCTGCTGGTGAACTTTGACTTTTCAGGGATTTGCGATCGCAAAACTGACGCCAACGGCTATTCCATTCGCATTGAAGGCGAAGATCAGGCTCAAAACTACAGCCTGAGAATTCGTCAGCGTGGGGGAGACCTTGTCCTTGTCGGTTCACCACCGCCTAATAGCCAAGGGCAAGAAATCGAGCTGGGTCGCGCTAACGGGGTGACAGATGGCTTTGCTAAGATTCAGCTGGATCCAGAATGGCGATTTACCAAGCGCACGTTTGAGAAAAAGACCCTCGGCCATGTCTATCTGACGAAGGGCGTTTCCCAGATTCCGTTCCCAGACGTTGAGAACGACATTTACCTTAAAGAGATTCGAGATGCCGTTGCTCTCAAATTCGTCTCTGGCTTTGAAGAAGACAATACGTTCCGGCCCAACACGCCTTTGACCCGTGAACAGCTCGTCTCACTGGTGCTTGAATCTCTGAAGAACGTGCCCGACGTCACGCTCAATGTGCCCACGAGCACAGCTCAGGACCCCTACCCTGACGTTGTTGCCTCTCGCTGGAGCGCTGCAAAGATTGCCTTTGCTAAGGAGAACAAGATTGTTGAAGGCTACCCCAACGGCGAGTTCCGGCCTACGCGGACGGTGACCCGAGCGGAAATGATGGCGGTCCTGCGCCGCGCGGCAGAGTATGCCAAAAACCTCAAGGGGTTGCCAACTGATCTGCAGGCCAAGCAGTCGCCCTTTAATTTCACGGATGTCGCCAATCACCCTTGGGCCTCGTCGTTGATTAGCCAAATGTCTTCCTATTGTGGGGTTGCTTCTCCCGAGAATGAGCAGGGGCGAGCCTTCAACCCTGACGAAGCATCCCAGCGAAACTATGCCGCTGCCGCGACGTTGAGAACGTTGAACTGTCTCAAGAGTGAAGCCAGTGGAGCAGCCCCTGCTGCACCTGCGCCAGGAGATGGTTCAATAACCATCCCCATCCCTGGGGGAACAACGCTGACGGTTCCTGCACCTAGTGCAAGTCCAACGCCTGAGGAAACAGCTCCAGACCCTGAGCCAGAAGCGGTTCCCACACCATAG
- a CDS encoding NAD-dependent epimerase has protein sequence MRVLVTGAAGFIGFHLAQRLLLDGVEVVGVDNLNDYYDVRLKKARLEQITSHPQFTFGYLDVSDRKSTARLFADQTFDGVVHLAAQAGVRYSIDNPDAYVDSNLVGFMNVLEGCRHSHINHLVFASSSSVYGTNRKVPFSTADNVDHPISLYAATKKANELMAHSYSHLYGLPVTGLRFFTVYGPWGRPDMAYFKFVDAIASNRPIDVYNHGQMQRDFTYIDDVIEGVVRVLNRPPQMDSSHAPYKIYNIGNHSPVSLMHFIEVIEAKLGKTAQKNWLPMQPGDVHATFADITELSRDVGFAPQTPLEEGMEQFVQWYHTYAAAQATSAVPIIPR, from the coding sequence ATGCGTGTCTTAGTAACGGGTGCTGCTGGTTTCATTGGCTTCCATCTGGCCCAACGACTGCTGCTAGATGGTGTAGAGGTCGTCGGCGTTGATAATCTCAACGACTATTATGATGTCCGACTGAAGAAAGCCCGCTTAGAGCAGATTACCTCGCATCCTCAGTTTACGTTTGGATACCTTGACGTTAGCGATCGCAAGTCAACGGCCCGACTTTTTGCAGATCAAACCTTCGATGGTGTCGTCCATCTTGCGGCTCAGGCTGGGGTTCGCTATTCGATCGACAATCCTGATGCCTATGTCGATAGCAATCTGGTCGGCTTCATGAATGTGTTAGAGGGCTGCCGTCACAGTCACATCAACCATCTTGTCTTTGCCTCCTCTAGCTCGGTCTACGGCACCAACCGCAAGGTTCCATTTTCGACAGCAGACAATGTAGACCACCCCATTTCGCTCTATGCGGCCACCAAGAAAGCGAATGAGCTGATGGCCCATTCCTATAGTCATCTCTACGGCCTACCGGTGACGGGGCTGCGCTTTTTTACGGTCTATGGTCCCTGGGGCCGGCCCGATATGGCCTACTTTAAGTTTGTAGATGCGATCGCATCTAATCGCCCCATCGATGTCTACAATCACGGCCAGATGCAGCGCGACTTTACCTACATTGACGACGTGATCGAAGGAGTGGTGCGCGTTCTCAATCGTCCGCCTCAGATGGACTCCAGCCACGCCCCCTACAAAATCTATAACATCGGCAACCACAGCCCCGTCAGCCTCATGCACTTCATTGAAGTGATCGAAGCCAAGCTGGGTAAAACCGCTCAGAAAAACTGGCTCCCGATGCAGCCCGGAGACGTTCACGCCACCTTCGCTGACATTACAGAGCTGAGCCGAGACGTAGGCTTTGCGCCTCAAACCCCTCTTGAGGAAGGGATGGAACAGTTTGTGCAGTGGTATCACACCTACGCTGCAGCACAAGCAACGTCTGCAGTGCCCATCATCCCGAGATAG
- a CDS encoding glycosyltransferase family 39 protein, translating into MLLKRIDRVRWLIIALLLGVCLRFSALGHKVYWHDEVFTSIRATGHSPSEVVSDLSDGRIVQPAELMAYRQFDATKGLQDATNALLRHPEHPPLYYFLVRFWMQWVGDSTAAVRSLSAVLSLLIFPALYWLCWELFGDTTVGTVAIALLAVSPFHLLYAQEAREYSLWTFTVVMSSASLLRALRWNQPKDWGLYTLTIIMGLYTSLFAVLPTLSQGLYVLIREGGRWTRRTKVMLLVMATAGVAYIPWIVTFATQLDIVHAQTNWLNVDEPLLSLAIFWGLHISSPFVDLGLDMTDLRIFIRLACALTFLGTALVVLVRHSPPRAWLFVLLLIGVTLIALIVPDLLLGGQRSSNSRYFVPTLIGLQIAVSFCLAHWLKHPHSRQRLLGKSLLMGLFGLGLVSCLLILKSPTWWTKWFAPETIATANFLNQQERPLLMSDLAGNRLGLLLSMSDRLNDTVRFQLAVPSHFPSIPEQGSIFVFGPHDSFHDVFREQQFTLEQVQQPGVQLSTLQVQSAPALAPKAQTKVE; encoded by the coding sequence GTGCTTCTGAAGAGAATCGACCGGGTGCGGTGGCTGATTATCGCATTGCTGCTGGGAGTCTGCCTTCGCTTCAGTGCCCTGGGCCATAAGGTCTACTGGCACGATGAAGTGTTTACTTCTATCCGAGCGACGGGGCACAGTCCCAGCGAAGTTGTCTCAGATCTATCTGATGGCAGAATTGTGCAACCGGCTGAGCTAATGGCGTATCGACAATTCGACGCCACTAAGGGTTTACAGGATGCGACGAATGCTCTCCTGCGCCATCCAGAGCATCCCCCGCTTTACTATTTCTTAGTGCGATTCTGGATGCAGTGGGTTGGCGATTCTACAGCAGCAGTGCGCAGTTTATCGGCAGTTTTGAGCCTGTTGATATTTCCAGCTCTTTACTGGCTGTGTTGGGAATTGTTTGGCGACACAACCGTTGGGACTGTTGCGATCGCGCTGCTAGCCGTTTCTCCATTCCATCTGCTCTACGCCCAAGAAGCTCGAGAATATAGCCTCTGGACCTTTACCGTTGTGATGTCTTCAGCATCTTTGCTACGGGCTTTACGCTGGAACCAGCCCAAAGATTGGGGACTTTATACACTCACCATTATTATGGGGCTTTACACCTCTTTGTTTGCGGTACTGCCCACCTTGAGCCAAGGGCTATACGTCTTGATCCGAGAAGGGGGACGTTGGACTCGGAGGACAAAAGTGATGCTGCTGGTGATGGCCACGGCGGGAGTCGCCTATATTCCCTGGATCGTGACGTTTGCAACCCAGCTTGATATTGTTCATGCCCAAACCAATTGGCTCAATGTGGATGAACCGCTACTGAGTCTCGCTATCTTCTGGGGACTTCATATTAGTAGCCCCTTCGTCGATTTGGGACTCGACATGACCGACCTACGGATCTTTATTCGTCTCGCTTGTGCGCTCACGTTCTTAGGTACTGCGCTAGTGGTCCTTGTGCGCCACAGTCCACCTCGAGCATGGCTCTTTGTTCTGTTGCTCATTGGGGTCACCCTGATCGCATTGATTGTGCCGGACTTGCTGCTAGGAGGACAGCGTTCCAGCAATAGTCGCTATTTTGTTCCAACATTGATCGGGTTGCAAATCGCCGTATCATTTTGCCTTGCACACTGGCTTAAGCACCCTCACTCTCGACAACGCTTGCTGGGCAAAAGTCTGTTGATGGGCCTATTTGGCCTAGGTCTGGTGTCTTGCCTGCTGATTCTAAAATCGCCAACTTGGTGGACGAAGTGGTTCGCGCCTGAAACGATTGCTACTGCAAACTTTCTTAATCAGCAAGAGCGTCCACTGCTCATGAGCGATCTAGCTGGAAATCGTCTGGGATTGCTGCTCTCCATGAGCGATCGTCTCAACGATACTGTGCGATTTCAACTGGCTGTTCCATCTCATTTTCCGAGCATTCCTGAGCAAGGCTCTATCTTTGTCTTTGGTCCCCACGATTCGTTCCACGATGTGTTTCGGGAGCAACAGTTCACCCTTGAGCAAGTTCAGCAACCTGGAGTACAGCTCAGCACGCTCCAGGTTCAGTCAGCTCCTGCGTTGGCCCCTAAGGCCCAGACAAAAGTCGAGTGA
- the ggt gene encoding gamma-glutamyltransferase: MRVAIATPTLVLMIIGADILLSGSLYHPLTYLHQLTDQWNCRQHFFNACQSQKIQKETVTGQKGVVVTAQAEASEVGLQVLQQGGNAIDAAVAVGYALAVTHPCCGNLGGGGFMLIRLADGRQTFINFRERAPLAATPDMYLDPKGKVRDGLSTKGYLAVGVPGTVKGLEAARERYGTWPRQRILAPAISLAKQGFVLSQGDVDILNKGIPKIKRDHQAADIFMDVKGRRYRMGNRLVQKDLSQTLQKISTEGEAAFYRGPIAQQLVNASQQQGGLLTLKDLQEYEVTENPPLQCRYRSYDIVTAPLPGGGITLCQMLNIVEGYEFDTSGPKTSQTLHPMLSAMLFAFADRNTHLGDPRFHNSPVERLLSKDYAAALRAKIPEQRAVPPASLYEGITAATEGTHTTHYSVIDSWGNAVAVTYTINSYFGAGVIPNGTGFFLNNEMDDFTLKPGTPNSFGLVQGLPNQIQPGKQPLSSMSPTMVLKNNQLKFVTGSPGGSTIPTTVLQTITNYIDFKMDLADAVNAPKVHYQGRPNFVFAEPYALESRTIQDLWEMGYRVVPFPPWGAAETAGNKASGLQGIHDHRRPAGKALAY, from the coding sequence TTGAGGGTTGCGATCGCAACGCCCACACTCGTCCTCATGATCATCGGAGCTGACATTCTGCTCTCCGGCAGCCTATATCATCCGCTGACCTACCTTCATCAACTGACCGATCAGTGGAACTGTCGCCAGCATTTCTTCAATGCTTGCCAAAGCCAGAAGATCCAAAAGGAGACAGTAACAGGGCAAAAAGGCGTCGTTGTGACAGCCCAAGCAGAGGCATCAGAAGTCGGGCTGCAGGTCCTGCAGCAGGGCGGGAATGCTATAGATGCAGCAGTTGCCGTAGGCTATGCTCTGGCGGTCACCCATCCCTGCTGCGGCAATTTGGGGGGCGGCGGGTTTATGCTCATTCGCCTTGCCGATGGGCGGCAGACCTTCATCAACTTTAGAGAGCGGGCACCGCTAGCCGCGACCCCCGATATGTATCTTGACCCTAAGGGCAAAGTCCGTGACGGTCTGAGCACAAAGGGCTACTTGGCAGTTGGCGTTCCGGGAACAGTAAAGGGCCTAGAAGCGGCCCGAGAGAGATATGGAACCTGGCCGCGTCAAAGGATCTTGGCCCCCGCTATTTCGTTAGCTAAACAGGGGTTTGTTCTCTCACAGGGTGATGTCGACATCTTGAATAAGGGGATTCCAAAAATCAAGCGAGATCATCAGGCTGCTGACATTTTTATGGATGTTAAGGGTCGAAGGTATCGAATGGGCAATCGCCTGGTTCAAAAAGATCTGAGTCAAACCCTGCAGAAAATCTCAACCGAGGGCGAAGCCGCATTCTATCGCGGCCCCATTGCGCAACAGCTCGTTAACGCCAGCCAACAACAGGGGGGACTGTTGACGCTCAAAGATTTGCAGGAATACGAAGTGACGGAGAACCCGCCCCTGCAGTGTCGGTATCGCTCCTATGACATCGTGACAGCACCGCTGCCGGGTGGAGGCATCACCCTTTGTCAGATGCTGAATATTGTGGAGGGCTATGAATTCGATACATCTGGCCCCAAGACAAGTCAGACTCTTCATCCAATGCTTTCTGCAATGCTGTTTGCCTTTGCCGACCGCAACACCCACCTCGGCGATCCTAGATTCCATAACAGTCCCGTCGAGCGCCTGCTTAGCAAAGACTATGCTGCAGCTTTGAGAGCGAAAATCCCTGAGCAGCGTGCCGTCCCTCCGGCTTCTCTCTATGAAGGTATCACTGCGGCAACGGAAGGGACCCATACAACCCACTACTCTGTCATTGACTCTTGGGGCAATGCTGTGGCTGTGACTTACACGATTAACTCTTACTTTGGGGCTGGCGTTATCCCCAATGGGACAGGTTTCTTTCTCAACAATGAGATGGATGACTTCACACTTAAGCCCGGTACCCCCAATAGCTTTGGTCTCGTGCAGGGTCTGCCCAATCAGATTCAGCCGGGTAAACAGCCGCTAAGCTCGATGTCTCCCACGATGGTTCTAAAGAACAATCAGCTCAAATTCGTCACCGGTAGTCCGGGCGGCTCGACAATCCCGACGACAGTGCTGCAAACGATCACAAACTATATTGATTTCAAGATGGACTTGGCCGATGCCGTCAATGCGCCCAAGGTGCACTATCAAGGGCGACCTAACTTTGTGTTTGCTGAGCCTTACGCCCTTGAGTCCCGCACGATTCAAGACCTTTGGGAAATGGGGTATCGTGTTGTGCCCTTTCCACCTTGGGGAGCTGCTGAGACAGCGGGGAATAAAGCATCAGGTTTGCAGGGAATCCATGACCATCGTCGCCCTGCCGGTAAGGCTTTAGCTTACTAA
- a CDS encoding cobaltochelatase subunit CobN — translation MHRLAAMPGGWEAGAEGVIFIEQTPAPVVILTAADTDIQVLAKAITQLPDDAPELRVANLLQLQQQLTIDTYAEDVLSKAQVIVLRLLGGRSYWSYGLEVVQETVAKTEAALLVLPGDDRPDPDLMSQSTVPLAQVNQLWRYFTEGGIKNSIAALQFLSHSYLECEVEPPLPQSIARVARYPWQAVDHELSGEISEKDAVALHSPPRPPNSGGREPKVQFNPVDDLSVPSSSSAEAQRSLRFDETFEAQHKRLAETAPKPVRNAKVGILFYRAHYLAGNTDVIDALCSALSEQGLDSVPVFVQSLQAAENQAELLDILQADGIDLLINTTSFSLAKLSAETLNLQLWEQLNVPVLQAICSGGTEENWRAQLRGLSPRDMAMNVALPEVDGRIISRTISFKAVQARHAALETDVISYRPVCDRIHFVTQLAANWIKLRRTPAAERKIALILANYPNRDGRLANGVGLDTPASCIEILKAMAAEGYDLKDIPTDGDQLIERLTTGITNDPEAQDLRVRYQYLSLADYRQYFAELPEIVQQQIHDRWGSPDQYIEVDGFAIAGLQLGQTFIGIQPSRGYDLDPSLNYHAPDLEPTHAYLAFYFWLRHHFNAHAIIHVGKHGNLEWLPGKSVALSESCYPEVALGPMPHLYPFIVNDPGEGSQAKRRAQAVILDHLTPPLTRAELYGPLLQLEALIDEYYEAQSLDPSRVGVICDRIVTLIKQENLHQDLGIDAPNPKDKADQILDNFLSTADGYLCELKEAQIRDGLHIFGQCPEGEQLRDLIVALARHPSPGHVGITRAIAQDWNLDLDPLTADPAERLTDQQRACLQDGVDQSIAFCAGPPGPPILGGEQREIGVFPSQSGELETREDRDVVQGVAKISLIVGDAITILEQEATTLVEKLLGATTHITVDTQVLKTSKESISPNPLKESNTAIETLPPELGGRGGNAAPNETTQARHRQDKPPLPLPHPPSSITQSELIWIQNTLLPNLQKTPQEITNLLRGLDGQYVPSGASGAPTRGRPDVLPTGRNFYSVDIRSLPTESAWDVGRKAAETLIERYCQEQGDYPRTLGLSMWGTATMRTGGDDMAEALALLGVQPMWEGASRRVIDFEIIPLTILGRPRIDVTLRISGFFRDAFPNLIDLFDRAVNAVANLQEPADQNPLAAQAHKEASDWREQGLSEEEAELRSRFRIFGSKPGAYGAGLQGLIESQNWQDDEDLARAYINWSSYAYTAQPNEDLTQPNPSTDIAAEHSAPEAFRQRLGQLQIVLHNQDNREHDLLDSDDYYQFQGGLTAAVRSIQGQNPEVYFGDNAIPANPKVRKLEEELARVYRSRVINPKWIKGAMRHGYKGAFEMAATVDYLFAYDATTHCVADHMYRGVAEAYLLDPEVQDFIQRKNPWSLRDMSERLLEAHQRGLWDADETMVERLRSLVHQAEGEIEAKTL, via the coding sequence ATGCATCGTCTGGCGGCTATGCCCGGCGGTTGGGAAGCAGGGGCTGAAGGAGTGATCTTTATTGAGCAAACTCCTGCTCCTGTGGTCATTCTCACCGCCGCCGATACCGATATTCAAGTTTTGGCAAAAGCGATTACGCAGCTCCCCGATGATGCTCCTGAGCTGCGGGTTGCTAACCTCTTACAGCTTCAGCAACAGCTCACCATTGACACCTACGCGGAAGATGTCTTGAGCAAGGCACAGGTGATTGTGCTGCGGCTGCTGGGGGGACGCTCCTACTGGTCCTATGGCTTGGAGGTGGTTCAAGAAACGGTGGCTAAAACCGAGGCTGCTCTGCTCGTCTTGCCAGGAGATGATCGCCCTGATCCTGATTTGATGAGCCAGTCTACCGTTCCGCTGGCACAGGTGAATCAGCTCTGGCGGTATTTCACCGAAGGTGGGATCAAGAACAGCATTGCGGCCCTTCAGTTTTTATCGCATTCCTATTTAGAGTGCGAGGTTGAACCGCCACTGCCTCAATCGATTGCTCGGGTTGCGCGCTACCCTTGGCAGGCTGTAGACCATGAGTTATCTGGGGAAATATCTGAGAAAGATGCGGTAGCGCTGCATTCGCCCCCCCGGCCCCCCAATTCTGGGGGGAGAGAGCCGAAGGTTCAGTTCAATCCGGTGGACGACCTGTCCGTACCTTCAAGCTCCTCTGCTGAGGCTCAGCGTTCCCTGCGGTTTGATGAGACCTTTGAGGCACAACACAAACGCCTTGCTGAAACGGCTCCCAAACCCGTTCGCAACGCCAAAGTCGGCATTCTGTTTTATCGCGCTCATTATCTGGCGGGCAACACCGATGTGATTGACGCGCTTTGCAGTGCCCTGAGTGAGCAGGGGCTAGACTCCGTGCCGGTGTTTGTACAGTCCTTACAGGCAGCAGAGAACCAAGCGGAGCTATTAGACATTCTGCAGGCGGACGGCATTGATTTACTGATCAATACCACTAGCTTCTCACTGGCTAAGCTATCGGCAGAGACGCTGAATCTACAGCTTTGGGAGCAGCTCAATGTGCCAGTGCTGCAGGCCATCTGTAGTGGCGGCACTGAAGAAAACTGGCGGGCGCAGCTTAGAGGTCTCTCACCCCGTGATATGGCGATGAATGTGGCGCTCCCTGAGGTGGATGGGCGCATTATCAGCCGCACGATTTCGTTCAAGGCGGTGCAGGCTCGACACGCAGCTTTAGAAACCGATGTGATTAGCTATCGACCGGTTTGCGATCGCATCCACTTCGTCACCCAACTGGCAGCCAATTGGATCAAACTCCGGCGCACGCCAGCCGCAGAGCGCAAGATTGCGCTCATCCTTGCCAACTACCCCAACCGAGACGGCAGGCTCGCCAATGGTGTGGGTCTTGACACCCCTGCAAGCTGCATTGAGATTCTTAAGGCGATGGCCGCAGAGGGTTATGACCTAAAGGATATCCCGACTGATGGCGATCAGCTCATTGAGCGGCTGACAACGGGCATCACCAATGACCCAGAAGCTCAAGATCTGCGCGTTCGCTATCAATATCTTTCCCTGGCCGACTACCGGCAATATTTTGCTGAACTGCCGGAAATAGTGCAGCAGCAAATACACGACCGCTGGGGCAGTCCAGATCAATATATAGAAGTGGATGGATTTGCGATCGCAGGTCTTCAACTTGGTCAAACCTTTATCGGCATCCAGCCGTCTCGTGGTTACGATTTAGACCCCAGCCTCAACTACCACGCCCCCGACCTAGAACCCACCCACGCCTATCTCGCTTTTTACTTTTGGCTACGGCATCACTTCAACGCCCACGCCATCATTCACGTTGGCAAGCACGGCAATCTCGAATGGCTGCCGGGTAAAAGCGTGGCTCTATCCGAGTCCTGCTACCCCGAGGTTGCCCTCGGTCCCATGCCCCATCTGTATCCGTTTATCGTTAACGATCCGGGGGAAGGCTCTCAGGCCAAGCGTCGTGCCCAGGCGGTGATTCTTGATCATTTGACGCCGCCGCTGACTCGGGCCGAGCTGTACGGTCCACTGCTGCAGCTTGAGGCGCTGATTGATGAGTATTACGAGGCACAGAGTTTGGATCCTTCGCGGGTGGGCGTGATTTGCGATCGCATCGTCACCCTCATCAAGCAGGAAAACCTCCATCAAGATCTCGGTATTGATGCCCCGAATCCTAAAGATAAAGCTGATCAGATTCTCGATAACTTTTTGAGTACTGCTGATGGCTACCTGTGTGAACTCAAAGAAGCGCAGATCAGAGACGGCCTCCACATATTTGGTCAATGTCCTGAAGGTGAACAGCTTCGGGATCTGATTGTTGCCTTGGCCCGCCATCCTAGCCCTGGCCATGTGGGGATTACACGAGCTATTGCTCAAGACTGGAATCTAGATTTAGACCCACTGACGGCTGATCCTGCTGAACGACTAACGGATCAGCAGCGAGCCTGTTTGCAAGATGGTGTTGATCAGAGCATTGCGTTTTGCGCTGGCCCCCCCGGCCCCCCAATTCTGGGGGGAGAGCAGCGAGAGATAGGGGTGTTCCCTTCTCAATCTGGGGAACTTGAGACGCGAGAGGACAGAGACGTAGTGCAAGGCGTTGCTAAAATTTCGCTCATTGTTGGAGATGCGATCACAATTCTAGAACAAGAGGCAACGACCCTCGTTGAGAAGCTGCTCGGCGCGACCACACACATAACGGTAGACACACAAGTCTTAAAAACATCTAAAGAATCTATCAGCCCTAACCCCCTAAAGGAAAGCAATACAGCCATCGAGACTCTCCCCCCAGAATTGGGGGGCCGGGGGGGCAACGCAGCACCCAACGAAACTACTCAGGCAAGGCATAGACAAGACAAACCTCCATTGCCCCTTCCCCATCCCCCATCATCCATCACCCAATCCGAACTCATCTGGATTCAGAACACTCTCCTTCCCAACCTACAAAAAACGCCCCAAGAAATAACCAACCTCCTGCGCGGCTTAGACGGCCAGTACGTCCCCAGCGGTGCCTCCGGCGCACCCACCCGAGGCCGACCCGATGTCCTGCCCACAGGCCGAAACTTCTACTCCGTTGATATTCGGTCCCTTCCCACCGAAAGCGCCTGGGATGTTGGCCGCAAAGCGGCTGAGACGCTAATCGAACGCTACTGCCAAGAACAGGGCGACTATCCCCGCACCTTGGGCCTATCAATGTGGGGCACTGCTACCATGCGAACCGGCGGAGATGACATGGCCGAAGCCCTTGCTTTACTGGGCGTTCAGCCAATGTGGGAAGGGGCCTCGCGACGGGTGATTGATTTTGAGATCATTCCGCTGACAATTTTGGGGCGTCCCCGCATAGATGTGACGCTCAGGATTTCGGGGTTCTTTCGAGATGCTTTTCCTAACTTGATTGATCTCTTCGATCGGGCCGTGAATGCGGTAGCGAATCTACAGGAGCCTGCCGATCAAAATCCGTTAGCGGCACAGGCTCACAAAGAAGCATCAGACTGGCGAGAACAGGGACTCTCAGAGGAAGAGGCGGAGTTGCGATCGCGTTTCAGAATCTTTGGCTCTAAACCCGGAGCCTACGGCGCGGGCCTGCAGGGACTGATCGAATCTCAAAACTGGCAGGACGACGAAGATCTTGCCCGTGCCTACATCAACTGGAGCAGCTACGCCTACACCGCCCAACCCAACGAAGATCTGACGCAACCCAACCCATCAACCGATATCGCCGCCGAACACTCAGCCCCAGAAGCTTTTCGCCAGCGCTTAGGGCAGCTCCAGATTGTGTTGCATAACCAAGATAACCGTGAACACGATCTGCTCGACTCCGATGATTACTACCAGTTTCAGGGAGGACTCACCGCCGCAGTGCGATCTATCCAGGGACAAAACCCTGAGGTGTACTTCGGTGACAACGCCATTCCTGCGAACCCCAAAGTGCGGAAGCTAGAAGAAGAACTTGCTCGCGTTTATCGCTCCCGCGTGATCAATCCTAAATGGATTAAAGGTGCGATGCGCCACGGCTATAAAGGCGCTTTTGAAATGGCGGCAACTGTAGACTATCTATTTGCCTATGACGCCACCACCCACTGCGTCGCTGATCATATGTATCGAGGCGTTGCGGAAGCCTATTTACTCGATCCTGAAGTCCAAGATTTTATACAACGAAAGAATCCCTGGTCACTGCGGGATATGTCGGAGCGACTGCTAGAGGCCCACCAGCGCGGGCTTTGGGATGCTGACGAAACGATGGTGGAGAGGTTGCGATCGCTTGTTCACCAAGCAGAGGGCGAGATCGAGGCAAAAACGCTTTAG